A genomic segment from Syngnathus scovelli strain Florida chromosome 3, RoL_Ssco_1.2, whole genome shotgun sequence encodes:
- the p2rx2 gene encoding P2X purinoceptor 2, whose translation MGVGTCLKDYFLGFWDYETPKIMVVKNLTLGVIYRGVQFIVITYFVWYVFISQKAYQETETRPASSVYTRMKGSAVHGDQILDTVEYVRPSEGGDVITAILRREVTYDQKQENCAEYFGVANANCSRDSDCIQGEVDFNGHGRRTGRCIRYYNYTFKTCEIKSWCPIEEYAVHREPPLREAINFTVFIRNSILFPKFGERRGNIKGSSNRRNMHKYLNKCLYDEEKEPYCPNFRLGYIAHQARENFSELCRTGGVIGVFIHWSCDLDLDPSRCKPKYSFRRLDLRKDQANSGYYCRFAKYYQKNGKESRTLIKAYGIRLDIIVHGQAGKFSPIPTIISAVTALTSVGICTIICDWIMLTFIDKDNIYSDSKFDEVIDEPTDESIPPQLLYITSFSAYQSDLSDDVLL comes from the exons ATGGGAGTAGGTACATGTTTAAAGGACTACTTTCTTGGTTTCTGGGACTATGAAACCCCCAAAATCATGGTAGTTAAGAATCTAACTCTTGGAGTCATATACAGAGGAGTTCAGTTTATTGTCATCACCTACTTTGTCTG GTACGTCTTCATAAGTCAGAAAGCGTACCAAGAAACTGAAACACGTCCTGCGAGCTCAGTTTACACTCGCATGAAAGGCTCAGCAGTTCATGGAGATCAAATCTTGGACACTGTGGAATATGTTCGACCATCGGAG GGTGGAGATGTCATTACTGCAATATTGAGACGAGAGGTCACATACGACCAGAAGCAAGAAAACTGTGCTGAG TATTTTGGTGTTGCAAATGCTAACTGCTCGAGGGACTCTGACTGCATCCAAGGAGAGGTTGACTTTAATGGCCACG GCAGAAGGACGGGCAGATGCATTAGATACTACAACTACACCTTCAAAACCTGTGAAATCAAATCCTGGTGTCCTATCGAGGAATATGCTGTCCACAG AGAGCCACCTTTGAGGGAGGCCATCAATTTCACTGTATTCATCAGAAACTCCATACTTTTCCCAAAGTTTGGAGAGCGGAG GGGTAATATTAAGGGCTCTTCAAACAGACGCAACATGCACAAATACCTGAACAAATGTCTATATGATGAGGAGAAGGAGCCCTACTGTCCAAATTTCCGACTGGGTTACATTGCACATCAAGCCCGGGAGAACTTTAGTGAGCTCTGCAGAACG GGAGGTGTGATTGgtgtttttattcattggagCTGTGACCTGGACCTGGATCCTTCCCGCTGTAAACCCAAATATTCCTTTAGGCGTCTGGACCTCAGAAAAGATCAAGCCAACTCTGGTTACTATTGCAG GTTTGCCAAATACTACCAAAAGAACGGAAAAGAGTCTCGGACACTTATCAAGGCTTATGGCATTCGTTTGGATATCATTGTTCATGGACAA GCAGGTAAAtttagcccaattccaaccATCATCAGTGCAGTGACCGCTCTGACTTCTGTCGGAATT TGTACCATTATTTGTGACTGGATCATGCTGACATTTATTGACAAAGATAACATCTACAGTGACAGCAAGTTTGATGaa GTTATAGATGAACCAACGGATGAGTCCATTCCTCCACAACTGCTTTACATCACTAGCTTCAGCGCATACCAATCAGACTTATCAGATGATGTGctgctgtga
- the pes gene encoding pescadillo produces the protein MGGTKKKKYESGAATNYITRNKARKKLQLSLPDFRRLCILKGIYPHEPKHKKKVNKGSTAPRTFYLLKDIRFLLHEPIVGKFREYKIFVRKLRKAYAKTEYSAVERLKDNKPAYKLDHIVKERYPTFIDALRDIEDALCMCFLFSTFARTGKCHVQTIQLCRRLTVEWMNFAITSRALRKVFISIKGIYYQVEVMGQLITWLVPYQFAHDHPTDVDYRVMATFTEFYTTLLGFINFRLYHSLNLVYPPKLDSKSEQELKDTNDDDYALDSESYLEKLSALSSSLARVVSSAEEEEAQVDHFPVDGEDMEKLEERERELKQLEAHKKIFEGFKFFLNREVPRESLAFVIRCFGGEVSWDKTVCIGSTYDETDETITHHIVDRPSVGTQYINRYYIQPQWVYDSVNAKIVLPVEDYFMGVTLPPHLSPFVEEKEGDYVPPEKLKMMALQRGEKPAQQSDEEEEESEEEDEEGEEDEEEEDKVQENKLKKMEQKRSHPRVKVTPGKLKVDNRAQREQQEEAEEKRLAIMMMKKKDKHLYDKIIFGKKRKVREANKLAAKRKAHDDIEKAKKKKARK, from the exons ATGGGAGGCACGAAAAAAAAGAAG TATGAGAGTGGCGCTGCCACAAACTATATCACCAGAAACAAAGCCCGCAAGAAATTACAACTCAGCCTTCCCGATTTCAG ACGATTATGCATCCTTAAAGGCATTTATCCTCATGAACCCAAGCACAAGAAGAAAGTGAACAAGGGCTCCACTGCCCCGAGAACCTTTTACCTTCTCAAAGACATTCGCTTTCTTTTGCATGAGCCAATTGTTGGCAAATTCAGAGAGTACAAG ATATTCGTTCGCAAGCTTAGAAAAGCTTATGCCAAAACAGAATATTCAGCAGTGGAAAGGCTCAAGGATAACAAGCCAGCATATAAATTGGACCACATTGTCAAAGAAAG GTATCCCACATTCATTGATGCTCTCCGGGATATTGAAGATGCACTTTGTATGTGCttccttttctccacatttgctCGAACAGGGAAATGCCACGTGCAAACCATACAGCTGTGTCGACGCCTCACTGTGGAGTGGATGAACTTTGCGATAACCTCCCGTGCCCTCAGAAAG GTTTTCATCTCTATCAAGGGAATATATTACCAGGTTGAGGTGATGGGGCAGCTAATTACATGGCTGGTGCCATATCAATTCGCCCATGAT CATCCTACTGATGTTGACTACAGAGTCATGGCAACTTTCACAGAGTTCTACACAACTCTCTTGGGCTTCATCAACTTCCGGCTCTACCATTCTCTCAATCTGGTTTACCCACCAAAG ctggACAGTAAATCAGAGCAGGAGCTAAAGGACACAAATGATGATGACTATGCCTTGGATTCAGAAAGCTACTTGGAG AAACTCTCCGCCTTGAGTTCGAGTCTGGCCCGGGTGGTTTCTTCtgcagaggaagaagaagcgCAAGTGGACCACTTTCCTGTTGATGGG GAAGACATGGAAAAATTGGAAGAAAGAGAAAGGGAGCTCAAGCAGCTGGAAGCCCATAAGAAAATCTTTGAGGGATTCAAGTTTTTCCTCAACAGGGAAGTCCCCAGAGAGTCTCTGGCTTTCGTCATCAG GTGCTTTGGTGGCGAAGTGTCCTGGGACAAGACCGTCTGCATCGGGAGCACGTATGATGAGACAGATGAGACCATCACACATCACATTGTTGACAGACCCAGTGTTGGCACGCAATATATCAACAG GTACTACATCCAGCCACAGTGGGTGTACGACTCCGTCAATGCCAAAATAGTCCTTCCTGTGGAGGACTACTTCATGGGAGTCACTCTTCCGCCTCACTTGTCTCCATTtgtggaggagaaggagggagACTATGTTCCTCCAGAGAAATTGAAGATGATGGCGTTGCAAAGGGGCGAGAAGCCGG CCCAGCAAagtgatgaagaggaagaagagagtgaagaggaggatgaggagggtgaagaagatgaggaggaagaagacaaGGTCCAAGAGAATAAACTCAAGAAGATGGAGCAGAAAAGATCGCATCCCAGG GTCAAAGTGACTCCCGGGAAGTTGAAAGTGGATAATCGAGCTCAGCGGGAGCAGCAGGAGGAAGCTGAGGAGAAGCGACTGGCCATCATGATGATGAAGAAAAAGGACAAGCATCTCTACGACAAAATCATATTtggaaaaaagagaaaagtcCGAGAG GCAAACAAGCTCGCTGCAAAGAGGAAAGCTCACGATGACATTGAAAAGGCAAAGAAGAAAAAGGCCCGAAAATGA
- the gal3st1a gene encoding galactosylceramide sulfotransferase: MAAKHGKHWRSMCKRFILGVLLTSCIVLLYCLSMTQVPLSMPEIPVPYSCAHRPSRLPSRRSSNSSHENTGRLCTPKVDIMFMKTHKSASSTFLNILFRFGEKHRLKFAFPDSRNDFFYPALFQRSHVKDYKPGMCFNIICNHMRFNAAEVAKLLPLDTIYITILRDPAELFESSFHYYGRLVPFTWKIAGDDKLAEFLRNPHYYFDPEGFNAFYLRNLLFFDLGQDNTLEPDDPRVDEGIRSIAERFQLFMLAEHFEESLILLKDALCWDMDDLIFFKLNARKGSTVSKLTPNLRAKALEWNALDWKLYQHMNRTFWRKVDDYGWQRMAEDVTELKRRNTEMAVTCIEGGHAVDAGSIQESVMQPWQPVGEKSIMGYNLKKNIDKAHIKLCRKMLMPEIQYLSEFGVNLWITKLWGHIRDIINW; encoded by the exons ATGGCGGCAAAACACGGGAAGCACTGGAGGTCCATGTGCAAGCGTTTCATCCTGGGTGTCCTGCTGACCAGCTGCATTGTCCTCCTTTACTGCCTTTCCATGACCCAAGTTCCCTTGAGCATGCCTGA AATTCCAGTGCCTTACTCCTGCGCCCACCGTCCATCCCGGCTGCCCAGCAGACGAAGCAGCAACAGCTCACACGAAAACACAGGGAGGCTGTGCACCCCCAAAGTGGACATCATGTTCATGAAGACCCACAAGTCGGCGAGCAGCACCTTCCTTAACATCCTCTTCCGCTTTGGAGAGAAACATCGACTGAAGTTTGCTTTTCCTGACAGCAGGAATGACTTTTTCTACCCCGCCCTTTTCCAGCGCTCCCACGTTAAAGACTACAAACCCGGAATGTGTTTCAATATCATCTGTAATCACATGCGTTTCAATGCCGCCGAGGTAGCCAAGTTACTTCCCCTTGATACCATCTACATCACCATTCTCAGAGACCCCGCTGAGCTTTTTGAGTCGTCCTTCCACTACTACGGCCGGCTGGTGCCTTTCACCTGGAAGATAGCGGGAGATGACAAGCTGGCCGAGTTCCTCCGTAACCCCCACTACTACTTTGACCCGGAAGGCTTCAACGCGTTCTACCTCAGGAACCTGCTGTTCTTTGACTTGGGACAGGACAACACTCTCGAGCCGGATGATCCGCGGGTTGACGAGGGAATCAGGTCTATCGCGGAGCGTTTTCAGCTGTTCATGTTGGCAGAACATTTTGAGGAATCTCTCATTCTGCTCAAGGATGCCCTCTGTTGGGACATGGATGACCTCATCTTCTTCAAGCTCAACGCCCGCAAGGGGTCAACTGTCTCCAAACTCACACCCAACCTGAGGGCCAAAGCCCTTGAGTGGAATGCTCTTGACTGGAAACTGTACCAGCACATGAACCGCACCTTCTGGAGGAAAGTGGATGATTACGGATGGCAGCGCATGGCGGAGGACGTAACGGAGCTCAAAAGGAGGAACACAGAGATGGCAGTCACTTGCATTGAAGGCGGACATGCCGTCGATGCTGGCAGCATCCAGGAGAGCGTCATGCAGCCGTGGCAGCCAGTCGGGGAGAAATCCATCATGGGATACAATCTGAAGAAGAACATTGACAAGGCCCACATTAAGTTGTGCCGCAAGATGTTGATGCCGGAAATTCAGTACTTGAGTGAGTTTGGGGTCAACCTGTGGATCACCAAACTGTGGGGCCACATTAGAGATATCATTAACTGGTGA
- the lztr1 gene encoding leucine-zipper-like transcriptional regulator 1, protein MLTLDEWRKMSCKSTKVAPSVDFDHSCSDSVEYLTLNFGPFETVHRWRRLPPCDEFVGARRSKHTVVAYRDAIYVFGGDNGKNMLNDLLRFDVKDCSWCRAFTTGTPPAPRYHHSAVVYGSSMFVFGGYTGDIYSNSNLKNKNDLFEYKFATGQWTEWKVEGSLPVARSAHGATVYNDKLWIFAGYDGNARLNDMWTISLQDREHACWEEIEQSGEIPPSCCNFPVAVCRDKMFVFSGQSGAKITNNLFQFEFNGHMWTRIPTEHLLRGSPPPPQRRYGHTMVAFDRHLYVFGGAADNTLPNELHCYDVDSQSWEVIHPSLDSEMPSGRLFHAAAVIQDAMYIFGGTVDNNVRSGEMYRFQFSSYPKCTLHEDYGKLWENRQFCDVEFILGEREERVLGHIAIVTARCQWLRKKILQARERQRQRTKQDSSEESDEGATGGETHRPSGRQPMLEVSIREAEAQPFEVLMQFLYTDKIQYPRRGHVQDVLLIMDVYKLALSFKLSRLEQLCVQYIEASVDLQNVLSVCENANKLQLDQLKEHCLNFVVKESHFNQVIMTREFERLSTPLIVEIVRRKQQPPPRLYSDQPVDIGTSLVQDMKAYLEGGGLEFCDIVLLLDGHPRPAHKAILAARSSYFEAMFRSFMPEDGQVNISIGEMVPSKQAFESMLRYIYYGDVNMPPEDSLYLFAAPYYYGFSNNRLQAYCKQNLEMNVTVENVLQILEAADKTQALDMKKHCLHIIVHQFIKVSKLPNLRSLSQLLLLDIIESLATHISDKQCAEMGSDI, encoded by the exons ATGCTCACGTTGGATGAGTGGAGAAAAATGTCGTGCAAATCAACCAAAGTGGCTCCCAGTGTTGACTTTGACCACAGTTGTTCCGACAGCGTGGAATATCTGACTCTTAATTTTGGTCCATTTGAGACTGTTCACCGTTGGAGAAGACTGCCTCCATGCGATGAGTTTGTTGGAGCAAG GCGCAGCAAACACACTGTTGTGGCATATAGGGACGCTATCTACGTATTTGGGGGAGACAATGG CAAGAACATGTTGAATGATTTGCTTCGCTTTGATGTTAAGGACTGCTCATGGTGTAG GGCCTTCACCACAGGAACACCACCTGCTCCCCGCTATCACCATTCAGCTGTTGTCTACGGCAGCAGCATGTTTGTTTTTG GGGGATATACTGGAGACATCTACTCCAACTCAaaccttaaaaacaaaaatgatctttTTGAATATAAGTTTGCAACAGGACAGTGGACTGAATGGAAAGTGGAGGGGAG CTTGCCAGTGGCCCGCTCTGCTCATGGAGCCACAGTTTACAATGACAAGTTGTGGATATTTGCCGGTTATGACGGGAATGCCAG GTTGAATGACATGTGGACCATCAGTCTACAGGATAGGGAGCATGCATGTTGGGAAGAG ATCGAACAGAGTGGTGAGATTCCTCCATCTTGCTGCAACTTTCCCGTAGCTGTATGCAGGGATAAGATGTTTGTCTTCTCGGGTCAGAGTGGAGCCAAGATAACAAACAACCTCTTCCAGTTTGAGTTTAATGGCCACAT GTGGACCCGCATACCCACCGAACATTTACTACGAGGCTCTCCGCCACCTCCGCAGCGGCGTTATGGCCACACAATGGTCGCCTTTGACCGCCACCTGTACGTGTTTGGCGGTGCTGCTGATAACACTCTGCCCAACGAGCTGCACTGCTATGATGTGGACTCTCAGAGCTGGGAGGTGATCCACCCCAGCCTGGACAGTGAG ATGCCCAGTGGGAGGCTCTTCCATGCAGCTGCTGTGATTCAGGACGCTATGTACATCTTTGGAGGGACTGTGGACAATAATGTTCGCAGTGGGGAGATGTACAGGTTTCAG TTTTCAAGTTATCCCAAGTGCACCCTCCATGAAGACTATGGCAAATTGTGGGAGAACCGTCAGTTCTGTGATGTGGAGTTTATTTTGGGAGAG cgagaAGAACGAGTCCTGGGGCATATAGCCATTGTGACCGCAAGATGCCAGTGGCTCCGCAAGAAAATCCTGCAGGCTCGGGAGAGGCAACGACAG AGGACCAAACAGGACAGTAGTGAGGAGAGTGACGAAGGGGCCACCGGAGGAGAAACTCACAGGCCGTCGGGCAGACAGCCCATGCTGGAGGTATCCATCAGGGAAGCAGAAGCACAGCCTTTTGAAGTCTTAATGCAGTTTCTCTACACAGACAAGATCCAGTACCCACGCAGAG GTCATGTTCAGGATGTTCTCCTAATCATGGATGTTTACAAACTGGCTCTAAGTTTTAAGCTCTCCCGCTTGGAGCAGCTGTGTGTGCAGTACATTGAGGCTTCTGTCGACCTGCAGAACGTTCTCAGTGTTTGTGAAAATGCCAATAAGCTCCAACTTGACCAACTGAAG GAACATTGCCTAAATTTTGTGGTGAAGGAATCCCACTTCAACCAAGTGATAATGACTAGAGAGTTCGAACGTCTGTCCACGCCCTTGATAGTGGAGATAGTCCGACGAAAGCAGCAGCCTCCTCCCAGGCTCTACTCGGACCAGCCTGTGGACATCGGGACCTCCCTGGTGCAGGACATGAAAGCTTACCTGGAGGGAGGGGGCTTGGAATTCTGTGACATCGTTCTACTCTTAGATGGACACCCCCGACCAGCTCATAAAGCCATTCTGGCGGCTCGGTCCAG TTATTTTGAAGCCATGTTCCGCTCCTTCATGCCAGAGGACGGCCAGGTGAATATCTCCATTGGAGAGATGGTCCCCAGTAAGCAGGCATTTGAGTCCATGCTGCGTTACATCTACTATGGAGACGTCAACATGCCTCCGGAAGACTCTCT TTATCTATTTGCTGCACCATATTATTACGGGTTTTCAAATAACAGGTTGCAGGCTTACTGCAAGCAGAACCTGGAGATGAATGTCACCGTAGAGAACGT